DNA sequence from the Nitrososphaerota archaeon genome:
GACTTTGGGGGGGTAGAAGCATTGATCAAAATTCTCAAAGAGCCAACCATTCCGATAATTCTTGCAGCAAACTCTGATGATTCTGACAAAATGAAGAACATCAAAAAAACAGCAAAGACCGTCAACTTCAAGCCTGTCCCACCGCGGCTACTCGGATTATACCTGAATAAGGCCCTCAAAGAAGAGGGAGCAAAACTCTCGCCTGGAACCATAATCAAAATAATTGTGGACTGTAAGGGAGACATTCGCTCATTATTGAACATGGCGCAGGCCCAGCTTGGTGGATTCGATGTAATGACTGAAAAATCGTTTGAGGCACTAGACGTAGAGGCTGGCATCACTGCGTTTTTCAAGGCAAAAACACCACAAGAGGCTCAAAGTGTTTTGTATTCTTTGAGAATTGATCCGCGAGAGAAAATCAATGGATTCTATTCTAGTATAGTGACCAGCAACATTCCAAACCATGACATGGCTCGACTATTAGATGTGATATCTGAGGCAGATATGCTGTATGGCAAAATAATGAAAACGCAGGAATGGCGACTTCTCCGATATCTGGATAATATTTTGCTGAAATTATATTCTGAGGGCATGTCGGTGCAATATTCGCAGTACAATTTGTCGTGGCCGCTTTTGAACAAACTGAGATGGGACGGCAAGGTAATCAAATCGCTTGGAGCAAATCTTGCGAAGAGATTCCATGTATCCACCAGTACGATTGCGACACATTATCTGCCGTACATTTTGTTTTGCATCAAAAACAAAAAGCTAGAACTCGAAGTCAACCCTGAATATTCCGAGGTAATCCAAAAAGAGATTGATCTGATAAAATGAGCTGGCGTAAAATCCCGATGAAGTTCCCTGGAACTTGTATTGTATGCAACCAGAAAATCGAGGTAAACGAGATTGGCCTGTGGGCAAAGGGAATTGGGGTCAAGCACGAAAAATGTGCAGAAAAAGAGGTAAAGGAACTAAAATGTGTCATATGCGGAGGCCCTGCAGGGTGCGCAAAGTGCGAGTTTGCAGACGACTGTGATCGAAGCAGGGTCTCAGAATTGTGTGTGTGCAAAAAGTGTGGCAACTCGCAGGAATCGTTTTTGGATTATCAAAATGCCGTAAAAAAGAACTATTCACTGCTAAATCTTAAAATTTAAGCGCAAAAGAGAACTATACATTGACTGACACCCAGATCGAGACAAAAAAAGAAGGGATCACATACCAGATTCCTCCGTATAATCCTCAGTACGTTCTGAGCCCCGAATTCAAGGGAACATCAAACTATGAGGTGGGTGTGGGTGACATGGTAAAGCAAAAGAAAGAGGATCTGGAAAGATTGCGAGTTGACCCAGAGGCAACCCCTAGCCAAATCAAGCAGGCGGAGGAAGACCTCAAAAAAC
Encoded proteins:
- a CDS encoding AAA family ATPase, with the protein product MWSEKHRPKKIIDMVGNEESRKSFVEWLTKWKVGAKPILLVGPPGIGKTTLAHLAAKEFGYDLIGMNASDVRNKSNIEDLLSPLLGSTSLLGKPMIFVDEVDGIHGRSDFGGVEALIKILKEPTIPIILAANSDDSDKMKNIKKTAKTVNFKPVPPRLLGLYLNKALKEEGAKLSPGTIIKIIVDCKGDIRSLLNMAQAQLGGFDVMTEKSFEALDVEAGITAFFKAKTPQEAQSVLYSLRIDPREKINGFYSSIVTSNIPNHDMARLLDVISEADMLYGKIMKTQEWRLLRYLDNILLKLYSEGMSVQYSQYNLSWPLLNKLRWDGKVIKSLGANLAKRFHVSTSTIATHYLPYILFCIKNKKLELEVNPEYSEVIQKEIDLIK